The Scylla paramamosain isolate STU-SP2022 chromosome 20, ASM3559412v1, whole genome shotgun sequence nucleotide sequence AGATAGATCTTCTCATAAAAACTAATATgtgagaaaaaacaaacaagcagatgAATTCAAAACCAGCTGAAAACTACCAGAAAAAATAGTTTTATCAAGAATAGAGAGACTGGGGAAAGAGTGAAATTTTTCTGACAGTATCAAAGCAAACACATTATGACATATTCCTGTATGTCTCCCATCACATTACTGAACTTCCACCTCCTAACATACTGTATTCTCAGTGTAAACATCACATTTGTTGACCGAAATGGCAAGAAAATCCCAGTGCGAGGCAAGGTTGGGGACAATCTGCTGTACCTGGCGCATCGCTTCAACGTTGATCTTGAAGGTGTGTTAAGGCGACTTGTTACCCAGTTGTTGTCATCATTAGCAGCTCTCTAGGATGATCTCAGCAGAAATGCCCTTAGGATGTCATTTCAATGCATTTTATTTACTGCACTATATTCCCCTTGTCCCATCCTCCCACATGCTTCTGTTTTAGAAATACCttctttaattttaattttttaagaaCAGCTAGTTATATGGTCTTTTCCTCTATATTTTTTGTGCCTTTGGCCAACCTTCTCTTCATGTAAAAAGTACTGCTGTTTCTCTTCCAATATTAAAAGAGcttgcccttttttttctctctcattgcttCATTCCAAAATGTTCCTACCAATACATAGCATATGTACATCTATCCCCTGAATTTTTTAATTCATTCTGAAGCTTCATGACTTAACTTGAGCAGTCACACTAAGTGGAGTTTCACAGCCTTTATAATTTATAAGTAACATGCTGCTTAGATTATGAAATGGCatcatgaggaaaagaagaatgaaaacacttcattcaaattaatgaaatataGGGAAGAAATATGATGTACAGCACTAGACATAATAATGCCTTTTCCCACACCAGGCGCGTGTGAGGCATCCCTGGCATGTAGCACCTGTCATGTGTACGTGGATGATGCACATGTAGACTGTCTGCCAGAGcctgtagaggaggaggaggacatgctGGACCTTGCCGTGTTCCTCAAGGACACCTCTCGGCTGGGTAAAGCTGTGTTTGTTCCTCAAAGTTTGGTACCTTGTGTGGGTATCTATATACCTGACTTAGATCCAGCCAAGATGAGAGGACATGCCTTGTCTCATTGTAGCCATGACATAAAGAGAGGGTTCCCAGTccattcactccttccctttcagtTGCTTTCCAAATTATACAATTCCTTTCTCCATGTGTTCTGACTGTATAACCAAGCTCATGAATagtgtggaagagggaagagaaagattacTTTTAGTTGAGATCGATTGTTTGCATTAATGGTAAAAACAGGTACTATCAGTGTGTAATGTagaatatttcttttaatctctttttctccccctgTGTATGCCTGTATACCATCACTGAAGCCTGCCTTTGCCTTCCCAGGCTGCCAGATCATCCTGACCAAGGAGCTGGATGGCATGACCCTCACGCTGCCTCAAGCCACACGCAACTTCTACGTGGATGGCCATGTGCCCAAACCCCACTGATATGGAGGCAACACAGCTGGGTTAGGCTGGAGACTCACATGTGCTCAATTCATAAATATTCATCCATGTCAGACTGAGAATGAGCAGTACTCAAACCATGTCATCTCTGCCTGGGTCTCCTTCACTCATCACCTGCAATCAAGTGGTGCTGGTACTTTTATCACTAGTGCCAAGCCATCACCTGTATGTGCAGTACTGACAGAACAAGTTTGTAGCATCTAAGATGCAACATTGATCTGATAACATGAAGTAACTAATCTAAGTATGTAGTTTGTTAACATTGCTGCTACACATGTAAGCAGaactatttttcctctcatctgcatcttgtatatattttccacTCTTGGGAGTTAAGAGTGAGGACACTTCCTGGTGATTGGATTGCTCTTGTCTACCTAAATATTTATAGTGTCAGATTCCATTATTGTTTATGATAGCTCAATGGGAGAAATTAAAATAAGTTTCCATATGCACTCTACATAATATTGTTACTTGCTTGCCTGTTGAAACTGTGTGAAAAATTAATTGATCTATATAATGTCCAAGTGTCTGGATGTGTTGGAATCACACACTGGATGGACCTTAGTGCCTTCCCAGATCTGGACCTCATTGAAAAGATGAACTCAAACCTTCAAAAGGACTAGATCACTCTTGTTAAAATATGTAAATTTTATAATCTTGAATTCACAAAACTTACACAAATGTTGATTGATCACAGTTGAAGAGATTAATCTGGATTTACAATAAGCACCAGATTCCTTTTGGGATTATATATAAGGTTTCTGTTACTCATATTGGCAAGTCTTGCAAAACTTAAATGGTAATTTGTTAGATCATTGATCCACCAGGCTGAGGCAGCTACTGTCAAACAGGATCTCAAGGTTATCCCAAGATTAAAGGTACCTTCTGAACATCCCTCACACTTGTTGAATAGAATGACAACCAAAGGAGTTTGTTTATATGCATATATTGACTAGTATCTATttctgtaaataaataaataaatgtaaacagATGTTCATTTACCCTTTCCTTACAAAAAAATGGCTGTACCTAGTGAATGAATCCTTTTCCTACtaataaatacatgaaatcaTCCAGTGCAAGTCAAAGTATAATTTTGTACACTTTCCTTACAAAAAATGGCAATGCATCTATTGAATTAATCCTTTTATTGCTAATAACTTCATGAAATTCTCTAGCACAAGTCTGCAGTATAATTTAGAAGccagtgagaggaaagaagtaatGGGTAAATTAAAATTGTTCAATGCCTTTACTTTAATTTGTGTTCATTAAAACTATAATTATTGAAATGAAATAGCATCAGTCTCTTTACCAGTGAAAGGTTTAAATGGTACATGAGATGGTAATATTTCAACCCAAGATAAGAACAGAGTTGAGTCTTCTCCCTAACAACCATATTATAATCCCTATCCCACAATACTCACTGATCCCCAAGCTCCTTTCAACTGACATTTAAATCTTATAATTTCAGCACATTAATACAGTGAGCAAGGTTAACGGAATAACAATCAGGTAATGTGTGTATTGGAGGCCagcaaacactgaaaaatgaaTCAAGTGTATTCTTTGATGATAAAAAGCCAAGCTGTGAGCTTGGAGAATGATTTAAAAGGATCTGGCAGACTTGATGctaaattgctctctctctctctctctctggatacaACTTGCCTTCTCTTGCATACAACAAAGTGGGCTATTTAAggcaaaagtgaaaaaaagaaagcatcacaatgataaaaaaattaacCTACCTCCTTCAGATTCTTTTCTTCTGCATGGAAATGAAAGTTTGCAGGGGCATTATTCAAAGTCCTCTCTGTCCCCTTCCACTAGTCACCTTTCACTATATGTGGGAAACATGGAGAAATGTGTTACAAACTGGCATATTTCTGAGACACCAAGATAGGCACAACATTTAACTTATCCTGCACTTTGGGAAACATActattatgcaaaaaaaaaaataaaaagaaaaaaaaataagaacagcaGTTAATTTGTTCTTCTTCAAAACTTGACAAAAGTGGAAAGTTTTTAAGAGAAGACTGATGAGACTGACTTTTCAATGTCTggaagtttttttgtttttttttgctcgtTGAAATTAGCAGCTTCAACCATTGCAACACCTTCACTGGTTACTTAATAGAAACAGTGGGAAATTAATCTGAAGGTGGAATAATTTTACCATGAGGAGGCCCTGCCAAGGACTGAACCCCAGACTGGGACACCAAAGCCAAGCACCTCAGACAGGACCATTACAACTATCAGATCCCCGGATAATATTTGGAGTGCTTGTGCCTCTGGTTCAGCACCTCAGCACTAAAATCAACACATATACAGCACTGGAAACATACCCTGCAGTATCCCTTAGCAAATTAAGGCTTTCATACATGCCTACATTGTAtaaatcaaatatatatatgtatcaatCAATATAAAACTTAATACGATGCCTGAACTCAAAATAAATGCAGGTATCACAAAAGAGTATAAAAATATCACACAAATTTCATATAGGTAcataaaaattcaaaattcataacagcaacaaaataAAGCTAATAATGCAATTGACCAGCACCATCACAAGTACTCAGTTCATGCATGTCAGCCTCACTTCAGCTCTCCCGCAGCTGCTACAAGTACAGACTCTTGTTGAGGTCCAGCTTGATCATTTTGAACTGCTTGTCGGTGAGTGCCTGCCAGCGGTGCCCCAGGATCTGTGACACCTCCCTCTCCATCGCCTCGTATGACCGCGCATTCTTGCACAGCCACGCATAGAACTCTGGTGTCCAGTCAGGATTGTACGGCCAGTCTGCCTGTGATTTCATTGACCTTTTCTTTAGCAACTAAAAAAGCACTTCCACAGTGATAATAAACAAAAGGTAAAATCTCCAAAGTACATTTGTGatgttagtgatttttttttaatcaatgaAAAATTTATATTGATGATAAACATGTAAATACAGGCAGAAAGACATTACCTTGAGCATGATGGCATTCCTTCGGATATAGAAGTAGATCAGATTCTTGGCGGTGTGTGCCAGAAGGAGGACTGTTGCAGTGGACaccttctccctcaccacctGTCCAAAACAATCCCTGACACACCAGCACCTCTCCACCTCATCTCACTTCACTCTATCATATCTCTTCACAGTATGCTTAATGCTTTTTTTCCCAACATTTACACTTatactttctcctttccataTGACCCTTCAAAATCAGTAATTCAGGAGCTACCTTGCATGGATCAAATGGCCTTAtgctctctctattttcttaaaATCCCACATTCAATCCTTACCAGGGTGTGGATGTAGGGAGCCTGCCGGACGAGGAGCAGCAGGGAGGAGTCGGCCCTCTCATGGAAGGAACTGGGCATGTGGAAGCGAGGGAGCTGCATGTGGGCAAACACCTCCAGGTCCTGCTTGTACATTTCCACAGTGGCCATCATGATGCAGGGGCTGATCTGAGGCACAGCAGAAGAACACAAGGAAACTGGTCAGGACTGTGGTGGTTCTGTTGCCTTCTGTTGGTTTGTAATAATGAAGTAatagaggaaacaaaagatggaagaaatgaCAGAAGGAGGCACAAAGGACAGAAACAGAGgcaaatagaggagagagacagaggaggtaATGGTAGAAGGAGGCAATAAAAGAGGGAGGcatgaagaacagaaagagacgAGACAGGCAGAAGAGGAAATGACAGGAGGAAGTGCAAAGGACAGAAACTGAGGGAAAGACATAAGGCAATGACAGAAGCAGAGGAAACAGACAGATGGggcaaagagaaaaggaagcatTACAGTAGAGTACCACAGTAAACAATACCAGAAGAGGGTATTCACAacagcaacagagagagaaaacagcacCCAGCACCTCACCTTAGCATATGGGGAGTCATAAACAACACTCTTGACAGCCGCTCGGGGTTGCCAAATGATCTCCTTCTTGCAGGGTCCCTCCACTTGCAGGTGCACCCGCAGGTAGGGGTTGCTGCGGCGACACACCTTCCACACCTTATAGCTGAGAGACTTGCCGTGTTCTGTGTACTTGTTCTGCACGATGTGGAGGTTACGCAGCCTCGACTGGCCAATCAGCTCCATCAGGTCATCacttatgttcttttaagggAGGGTTTGTTAGTTCATTCACTGCTTTttgacataagaacataagaaaatgaggaaagctgcaagaagtcatcaggtctacacatggcagtccctgtatacaatatgcctacctatttccacctatcatccccatctacaaatatgtctaatcttcttttaaagctccctaatgactcagcactaacaactcgattactgagtccattccattcatctgcaatgctatttgaaaaccaatttcctcctatctctttcttgaacctcCATTTTTTAAGCCTGAACCagttacttcttgttctatcctgattactgcaCCTGAGAATTTTTTGCTTCaaacatctttccttaatcattaGCCATTCTGAGATATTTATTCAAGTTGTACAATCATCCCCTACCATTATAGaaggtagaaattgcaaaatatattcttttttgtccccttccttcttgttgATGTTagtaaagatttcatgcattgcttttagtgctgagAATTGTTGATCACCAAAGTGAAAGGATTGAAATGCTGTGAAATTTCTCTTATTCATGTTGGTTGTGTTATAATGGTGCTGTTATTTGTTCATTCATCTGTTACCTATCTCTCTTCAAGCCCAAAAAGTTGTTTACATATTTGTGTTCTGATACAAATACAattctaaaaacacttaaacataAATATACTTCAGAATTAATAATCTGTCTGGCCAGCAATCCTACACatggtggcccagacaaagcacctcacacacacacacacacacacacacacacacacacacacacacacacacacacacacacacacacacacacacacacacatacacgtatcAATCACACCCTTAGTCCCACTGGCTCCTGGCAGAAAGGGATAGTCTCATAGACCACCATACTACACCCCAAGAGCTTAGGCAttgcacagctggccacataaTATACAGCAATGGCATATGatctaataataaaataacacattCACATAATTCTTAAAACAATCAAGATGCTACACAGTCACCCCAAACTATCACACCTGTGGGGAAATGATGAGCGTCTTCAGGTTAACAAAGGCTGCTGGGTGGAGGATGGGGTGGCTCATCTTTGTCAGGTTGATCAGCACGAGAGTCTTGAGTGTCTCGCAGCACgtcacacacacctgagggaaAGCAAAACCATGGTCTGTATCCTGAAACATTCCTGCAccacaccttcactactttcaaaaggctctagatgaagttacacaagTTTTTAAGATTGCTTTAATGATTGTGGTCACAGATTACCAAGagttctacatcattaacaggagaaacattcttgcaAACACTGCTAATTATCTCTTCAGCCTTTGGAAGATAGTCATGGTGAACTGACAcaggttttttaagggtgtttttatggatCACAActcctttcctttgcttttttttgttgcctttgatcAGTACCCCtattatataaaagaaaaaaaaaaatctgtattccttccttcacccacatCATCCAGGAGTGTCATGCCCTCGCAGCCATCCAGCAGTAGGTCACGCAGCTCCAGG carries:
- the LOC135110362 gene encoding ferredoxin-2, mitochondrial-like, with the protein product MARPVWVLGAWRGVRALARGHAAARTYTIVPRPQKKVAQRCLVTTPSMQHGKYEWEDPKSEEEIVNITFVDRNGKKIPVRGKVGDNLLYLAHRFNVDLEGACEASLACSTCHVYVDDAHVDCLPEPVEEEEDMLDLAVFLKDTSRLGCQIILTKELDGMTLTLPQATRNFYVDGHVPKPH
- the LOC135110360 gene encoding uncharacterized protein LOC135110360 isoform X1, with translation MTFSFPRREKRIGYDYVTPVRLWEEEDIGAKVVDPHQNFDEEVVDPNHVYSNWHLLPDLLLERIFQFLTLSERHTASQVCYNWSRAFDFPRVWYTFELYDTLLTKRKFNYCAGWQKLLDHIRASVFLTKKGSHIRTLIFQPMNNLFNLYEFLNISLYLHHHCPGTLNYVHTVRFQFACHVIDRSEELVFGTGGQILAMFKQVMGVFAMLHTLELRDLLLDGCEGMTLLDDVCVTCCETLKTLVLINLTKMSHPILHPAAFVNLKTLIISPQNISDDLMELIGQSRLRNLHIVQNKYTEHGKSLSYKVWKVCRRSNPYLRVHLQVEGPCKKEIIWQPRAAVKSVVYDSPYAKISPCIMMATVEMYKQDLEVFAHMQLPRFHMPSSFHERADSSLLLLVRQAPYIHTLVVREKVSTATVLLLAHTAKNLIYFYIRRNAIMLKADWPYNPDWTPEFYAWLCKNARSYEAMEREVSQILGHRWQALTDKQFKMIKLDLNKSLYL
- the LOC135110360 gene encoding uncharacterized protein LOC135110360 isoform X2: MQRVPLFTDDIGAKVVDPHQNFDEEVVDPNHVYSNWHLLPDLLLERIFQFLTLSERHTASQVCYNWSRAFDFPRVWYTFELYDTLLTKRKFNYCAGWQKLLDHIRASVFLTKKGSHIRTLIFQPMNNLFNLYEFLNISLYLHHHCPGTLNYVHTVRFQFACHVIDRSEELVFGTGGQILAMFKQVMGVFAMLHTLELRDLLLDGCEGMTLLDDVCVTCCETLKTLVLINLTKMSHPILHPAAFVNLKTLIISPQNISDDLMELIGQSRLRNLHIVQNKYTEHGKSLSYKVWKVCRRSNPYLRVHLQVEGPCKKEIIWQPRAAVKSVVYDSPYAKISPCIMMATVEMYKQDLEVFAHMQLPRFHMPSSFHERADSSLLLLVRQAPYIHTLVVREKVSTATVLLLAHTAKNLIYFYIRRNAIMLKADWPYNPDWTPEFYAWLCKNARSYEAMEREVSQILGHRWQALTDKQFKMIKLDLNKSLYL